One Blattabacterium cuenoti DNA window includes the following coding sequences:
- a CDS encoding cell division protein FtsQ/DivIB, which translates to MKKNKVIFITTILVYMISMIFFSYFSQKRHRNRTLKKLKIVILPLLSNEHFVNEKFIKNILFSKREKKIGQLYILRMEKQLNDSPFIKKSEVFLDVDGTLNIKILQKEPILRIKNGNKEYYLTKDAESCKLSSFYSSKVILAKGSFSKEEKKHLVSLVKEINSDELLKDQIISIKKTVANLFVLIPKIGNHKIILGDLEDFKSKLNKLKAFYKQYLNKVDINQYQSIDLQYKDQVVAKKR; encoded by the coding sequence ATGAAAAAAAATAAAGTAATATTTATTACTACTATTTTAGTATATATGATTTCTATGATATTCTTTTCTTATTTTTCTCAAAAAAGACATAGAAATAGAACTTTAAAAAAGTTAAAAATAGTCATTTTACCATTATTATCTAATGAGCATTTTGTAAATGAAAAATTTATTAAAAACATTCTCTTTTCTAAAAGAGAAAAAAAAATAGGTCAATTATATATATTAAGAATGGAGAAACAATTAAACGATTCCCCTTTTATAAAAAAATCTGAAGTATTTCTTGATGTAGATGGAACTCTAAATATTAAAATTTTGCAAAAAGAACCAATTTTAAGAATAAAAAATGGAAATAAAGAATATTATCTTACGAAAGATGCAGAAAGTTGTAAACTTTCTTCTTTCTATTCATCAAAAGTTATTTTAGCAAAAGGATCTTTTTCAAAAGAAGAAAAAAAACATTTAGTTAGTTTAGTAAAGGAAATCAACTCTGATGAATTGTTGAAAGATCAAATTATTAGTATCAAGAAAACTGTTGCTAACTTATTTGTTTTAATTCCAAAAATAGGAAATCATAAAATTATATTAGGGGATCTAGAGGATTTTAAAAGTAAATTGAATAAATTAAAAGCTTTTTATAAGCAGTACTTAAATAAAGTAGATATTAATCAGTATCAAAGTATTGATTTACAATATAAGGACCAAGTAGTCGCTAAAAAAAGATAA
- the murD gene encoding UDP-N-acetylmuramoyl-L-alanine--D-glutamate ligase translates to MERKLIVVLGGGESGIGASLLAKKKGFTPFVSDSGIIQNKYKKILIENKIPFEENGHTEIYKKAIKVIKSPGISRKNSLINKINFLKIPIISELEFGKSYLKTSYIIGITGSNGKTTTSFIVYKILKKKGIFVGIAGNIGRSFSREALKKEKDVYVLELSSFQLDDVFNFRSNIAVLLNITRDHLNRYNNNIEDYIFSKFKIATLQKKEDFLIYNYDDPLIREGLKKYKIQSRCIPFSIKKELRLGTYLKWNKIFFRKENEEKYILNVKKVPLIGDHNLYNIMASITISEMGLLKDIQKKKSIISTTILRLTTLEHRMEKVLNINGVQFINDSKATNVNAVFYALKSMISPVIWIAGGKDKGNDYSELVPLVKEKVKAIICLGKQNDKFVNFFRDIIDIIVETESIKKAVRMAYILSLHGDNILLSPACSSFDLFQDYKERGNKFKQEVRNLFYEKKRYFF, encoded by the coding sequence ATGGAAAGAAAATTAATAGTTGTATTGGGAGGAGGAGAAAGCGGAATTGGAGCTTCTTTATTAGCTAAAAAAAAGGGGTTTACTCCTTTTGTATCTGATTCTGGAATTATTCAAAATAAATACAAAAAAATTTTAATAGAAAATAAAATTCCTTTTGAAGAAAATGGACATACAGAAATATATAAAAAAGCTATCAAAGTAATAAAAAGCCCTGGAATTTCTAGAAAAAATTCATTGATAAATAAAATTAATTTTTTGAAAATTCCTATTATTTCTGAGTTAGAATTTGGAAAAAGTTATCTGAAAACTTCCTATATTATTGGAATTACGGGGAGTAATGGAAAAACGACTACTAGTTTTATTGTTTACAAAATTCTTAAAAAAAAAGGAATTTTTGTAGGAATAGCAGGAAACATTGGACGGAGTTTTTCAAGAGAAGCACTAAAGAAAGAAAAAGATGTTTATGTATTAGAATTGAGTAGTTTTCAACTAGATGATGTATTCAATTTTCGTTCTAATATTGCAGTGTTATTAAATATTACAAGGGATCATTTAAATAGATACAATAATAATATTGAAGACTACATTTTTTCTAAATTTAAAATTGCAACTCTTCAAAAAAAAGAAGATTTTTTGATTTATAATTACGATGATCCTCTGATCAGAGAAGGATTAAAAAAGTATAAAATTCAATCCAGATGTATTCCATTTTCTATTAAAAAAGAATTACGGTTAGGAACTTATCTCAAATGGAATAAAATATTTTTTAGAAAAGAAAATGAAGAAAAATACATTCTAAATGTGAAAAAAGTTCCTTTAATAGGAGATCATAATCTTTATAATATTATGGCTTCAATCACCATATCAGAAATGGGATTATTAAAAGATATTCAAAAAAAAAAATCAATCATATCTACTACTATATTAAGATTAACAACTCTAGAACATAGAATGGAAAAAGTATTAAATATTAATGGAGTGCAATTTATAAATGATTCTAAAGCTACTAATGTGAATGCTGTCTTTTATGCTTTAAAAAGTATGATCTCTCCTGTAATATGGATTGCAGGAGGAAAAGATAAAGGAAATGATTATAGTGAACTTGTTCCATTGGTAAAAGAAAAAGTAAAAGCAATAATTTGTTTAGGAAAACAAAATGATAAATTTGTAAATTTTTTCAGAGATATTATTGACATTATAGTGGAAACAGAAAGTATTAAAAAAGCTGTTCGTATGGCTTATATTTTATCTCTTCATGGAGATAACATTCTTTTATCTCCAGCATGTTCTAGTTTCGATCTTTTTCAAGATTATAAAGAAAGAGGAAATAAATTTAAACAAGAAGTAAGAAACCTTTTCTATGAAAAAAAGAGATATTTTTTTTAA
- a CDS encoding FtsW/RodA/SpoVE family cell cycle protein, which translates to MKKRDIFFNRYIKGDRYLWAFITLLALFSFLPVYSASTNLVTQYGGTNTVFSYLFKHALFLLVGFCILFLTQFIDYKYFYRISILSIPIVFILLFFTLSQRKEVDGVNASRWLHVPIINISFQTSNIAGLALFIYCARYLSQKKKERISFLNSFFSLVFPIFFIIGLIFPANGSTAAIVFISVLILLFIGGYPFTGIIGILLMGIISASGYIYSMLKWGEKKPMNRVYTWKSRIENFLDHNSEENYQMKQSKTAIFLGNKLGRGPGKSVLKAFLPQSSSDFIYAIIIEEYGSVGGVLLLFTYILILLRIMIIATKVQNYFCTLLVLAVGFPIINQALINMGITVGLFPVTGQTLPLISAGGTSMWVTFFSFGIILSVSRILDKKHPDKKKDSRRSTKRVTTPQIIEHEKKIIN; encoded by the coding sequence ATGAAAAAAAGAGATATTTTTTTTAATAGATATATTAAAGGAGATAGATATTTATGGGCTTTTATCACTTTATTAGCCTTATTTTCTTTTTTACCAGTTTACTCAGCAAGTACGAATTTAGTGACTCAATATGGAGGGACAAATACAGTATTCAGCTATTTATTCAAACATGCTCTTTTTTTGCTAGTTGGTTTTTGCATTCTTTTTTTGACTCAATTCATAGACTATAAATACTTTTATCGGATTTCCATACTATCAATTCCGATAGTATTTATTCTACTTTTTTTTACTCTTAGTCAAAGAAAAGAAGTGGATGGAGTCAATGCTTCTCGTTGGTTGCATGTTCCTATTATTAATATATCTTTTCAAACTTCTAATATTGCTGGATTAGCTCTATTTATTTATTGCGCTAGATATTTATCTCAGAAAAAAAAAGAAAGAATAAGCTTTCTTAATTCTTTTTTTTCTTTGGTATTTCCTATATTTTTTATTATTGGACTTATTTTCCCAGCTAATGGATCTACAGCAGCGATTGTTTTTATTTCCGTTTTAATTTTGCTTTTTATAGGAGGATATCCATTTACAGGGATTATAGGAATCTTACTAATGGGAATCATATCTGCAAGTGGATATATTTATTCTATGTTAAAATGGGGAGAAAAAAAACCCATGAATAGAGTTTATACATGGAAAAGTCGTATAGAAAATTTTTTAGATCATAATTCTGAAGAAAATTATCAAATGAAACAATCTAAAACAGCTATTTTTTTGGGGAATAAATTGGGAAGAGGACCTGGAAAAAGTGTTTTGAAAGCCTTTCTTCCCCAATCTTCTTCAGATTTTATTTATGCTATTATTATAGAAGAATATGGATCTGTAGGTGGAGTTCTTCTTTTGTTTACTTATATTCTAATTTTACTTAGAATTATGATCATCGCTACAAAAGTACAAAACTATTTTTGTACTTTATTGGTCCTTGCTGTAGGATTTCCGATTATAAATCAAGCACTCATTAATATGGGGATTACAGTTGGATTATTTCCTGTAACAGGTCAAACCTTACCTCTGATTAGTGCTGGAGGAACTTCTATGTGGGTAACTTTTTTTAGTTTTGGAATAATATTGAGTGTTAGTAGAATACTAGATAAAAAACATCCTGATAAGAAAAAAGATAGTCGTCGGAGTACGAAAAGAGTTACTACTCCACAAATAATTGAACATGAAAAAAAGATTATTAATTAA
- a CDS encoding UDP-N-acetylmuramoyl-L-alanyl-D-glutamate--2,6-diaminopimelate ligase: MKKILKHILKKIHISKIIGQTSKLIEGISMDSKTVKKNMIFLARKGKKIDGHQFIMEAIQKGANTIICEKIHTSLPLIHDHKEITYIVVPNSTDSLGILSSNFYDNPTRKIKLVGITGTNGKTSVATILHQLFYEMGEKSILISTMGIKILLDEFPTIHTTPDIIEINKYLNLSIQKKCKYAFMEVSSHGIHQKRIDGLLFSGGVFTNITHDHLDYHESFENYLSTKRYFFSNFLHQDAFALINSDDQNSHKIIKNILAKTYSYGIKKKADYNIKILERNGNGNKLLINNGQAFLTCLIGEFNVYNLLASYVTAILLGKKKHEILKKIKKVQPIKGRFEQFLSYSGIRIIIDYAHNPGGLKTVLKTIKKMKKKDEKLICVIGCGGNRDREKRSLMGRIVYETCDRSIFTSDNPREEDPNKILTEMKKFRSYKKEYSSSIITVINRKKAIETAIQIAKKKDIILIAGKGHENYQEIKGKRYFFDDMKIVKTLLLNNNK, translated from the coding sequence ATGAAAAAAATATTAAAACATATTTTAAAAAAAATACATATCTCAAAAATAATAGGACAGACTTCAAAATTGATAGAAGGGATTTCTATGGATTCTAAAACAGTAAAAAAAAATATGATTTTTTTAGCCAGAAAAGGGAAAAAAATAGACGGCCATCAATTTATTATGGAGGCGATACAAAAAGGTGCAAATACTATAATTTGCGAAAAAATACACACCTCCCTTCCCCTTATTCATGATCATAAGGAAATAACTTATATAGTTGTTCCAAATTCAACGGATTCTTTAGGAATTCTTTCTTCTAATTTTTATGATAATCCTACTAGAAAAATAAAATTAGTAGGAATTACTGGAACAAATGGAAAAACTTCTGTTGCTACTATCCTCCATCAATTGTTTTATGAAATGGGAGAAAAGTCTATTCTGATTTCTACCATGGGGATAAAAATTTTATTAGACGAATTTCCGACTATTCATACAACACCTGATATTATTGAAATTAATAAATATTTAAACCTTTCGATACAAAAAAAATGTAAATATGCATTTATGGAAGTCAGTTCACATGGAATTCATCAAAAAAGAATTGATGGATTATTATTTTCAGGTGGAGTATTTACTAATATAACACATGACCACTTAGATTATCATGAATCTTTTGAGAATTATTTATCAACTAAAAGATATTTTTTTTCAAATTTTTTGCATCAAGATGCTTTTGCTCTGATAAACTCAGATGATCAGAATTCACATAAAATCATAAAAAATATTTTGGCTAAAACCTATTCATATGGAATAAAGAAAAAAGCAGATTACAATATCAAAATTTTAGAAAGAAATGGGAATGGGAACAAGTTACTTATTAATAATGGGCAGGCTTTTTTAACCTGTTTAATAGGAGAATTTAATGTTTATAACTTATTAGCAAGTTACGTTACAGCTATCCTATTGGGGAAGAAAAAACATGAAATCTTGAAAAAGATAAAAAAAGTACAACCTATAAAAGGACGTTTCGAACAATTTTTATCTTATTCAGGGATACGGATAATTATTGATTACGCTCATAATCCAGGTGGATTAAAAACAGTTTTAAAGACTATTAAAAAAATGAAAAAAAAAGATGAAAAATTAATTTGCGTGATAGGGTGTGGAGGAAATAGAGATAGAGAAAAACGTTCTTTAATGGGGCGAATAGTTTATGAAACATGTGATAGATCTATTTTTACATCAGATAATCCTAGAGAAGAGGATCCAAATAAAATCTTAACAGAGATGAAAAAATTTCGATCCTATAAAAAAGAGTATTCTTCTTCTATTATAACTGTTATAAACAGAAAAAAAGCGATCGAAACAGCAATTCAAATTGCAAAAAAAAAAGATATTATTCTTATAGCGGGAAAAGGACATGAAAATTATCAGGAAATTAAAGGAAAACGTTATTTTTTTGACGATATGAAAATCGTTAAAACATTATTATTAAATAATAATAAATAA
- the murG gene encoding undecaprenyldiphospho-muramoylpentapeptide beta-N-acetylglucosaminyltransferase yields MKNIYPRIIIGSGGTGGHIYTGIAIADELKNQFPETDILFIGSKKNMEMQEIPKFGYQIESICISGGKKKIFSISVFNLFIDLIYSCFLANKIIKKFSPNIVIGTGGYVSFPTLYAAKRNKIPILIQEQNSFPGLTNRIFSSYAKKICLAYEEAEKYFPPKKTIITGNPIRSEILQLPSKEEACFHLGLKIEKPIILSIGGSQGSNSINNAWVKGLKQLIHLDIQLIWQLGKVDIHRIKENSSISHHANFLLMEFINNITICYAAADIIVSRAGALTISEICLIGKPYILIPLPWASNDHQNKNAKILENKEAALIIKNEDLDKKLVDSTIKLLNNPSMRKKMSKNLLQLGKPKATNDIVNEILQIIL; encoded by the coding sequence ATGAAGAATATTTATCCTAGAATTATTATTGGAAGTGGGGGGACTGGAGGGCATATTTATACAGGAATAGCTATTGCAGATGAGCTAAAGAATCAGTTTCCAGAAACAGATATTTTGTTTATTGGATCTAAAAAAAACATGGAAATGCAAGAAATCCCTAAATTTGGATATCAAATAGAAAGTATTTGTATTTCAGGGGGGAAGAAAAAAATTTTTTCTATTTCAGTGTTTAATTTGTTTATAGATCTGATCTATAGCTGTTTTCTAGCAAATAAAATCATTAAAAAATTTTCACCAAATATAGTTATTGGAACAGGTGGATATGTGAGTTTTCCAACATTGTATGCAGCAAAAAGAAATAAAATTCCCATTCTTATTCAAGAACAAAATTCTTTTCCTGGATTAACCAATAGAATTTTTTCTAGTTATGCTAAAAAGATATGTCTTGCTTATGAAGAAGCCGAAAAATATTTTCCACCAAAAAAAACTATAATAACTGGAAATCCAATTCGATCAGAAATATTACAATTACCTAGTAAAGAAGAAGCTTGTTTTCATTTGGGTTTAAAAATAGAAAAACCTATTATTTTATCTATAGGAGGGAGTCAAGGATCTAATAGTATTAATAATGCTTGGGTAAAAGGATTAAAACAACTGATCCATCTAGATATACAACTGATTTGGCAGTTAGGAAAAGTAGATATTCATAGAATCAAAGAAAATAGTAGTATTTCTCATCATGCAAATTTTCTTTTAATGGAATTTATTAATAATATTACGATCTGTTATGCAGCAGCAGATATCATTGTCTCTAGAGCTGGTGCTTTAACTATATCAGAGATCTGTTTAATAGGAAAACCATATATATTAATTCCTTTGCCTTGGGCATCAAATGATCACCAAAATAAAAATGCTAAAATATTGGAAAATAAAGAAGCTGCTTTGATCATAAAAAATGAGGATCTAGATAAAAAATTAGTAGATTCTACCATTAAACTCCTAAATAATCCTAGTATGAGAAAAAAAATGAGTAAAAATCTTTTACAATTAGGAAAACCGAAAGCAACAAACGATATTGTAAATGAAATTTTACAAATTATTTTATGA
- a CDS encoding penicillin-binding protein — translation MKDKRHILLYKSYLIGFLFICIAVRIIFNLFQIQNTSIDKRFVIRTNLIRAKRGNIYASDNSIIAMSIIKYDIYIDFRSIKEKLFQDNISFLCDSLECLLRKPKSFFYERFQFEKKRGNRYFLLVKNLDYTHLKRLQSFPIFNQGQIRGGLITEKKIFRIHTFENVGGKRTLGYDDHRGKAGLEGAFSKYLKGKNGIRLEQRISYKIWKPLNSGNQVDPEDGKDVYSTLDISLQDVAYHALLKELFISRAEHGCVILMDVKSGKIPVMINLEKTKKNTYEDLRNFAVWEGNEPGSTFKTMSLLAALEDKKIDVNMIVNTEGGVFKLKGKEIRDSHYRGDKKMNPKQILERSSNVGIAKIIYEHYEKNPKEFMKHLYRWKLNKKIGIDIPGESDPFIPNPGNKNWSEITLPWMTFGYNIKLTPLQILTFYNAIANKGKMIKPLFIREIKFHGKSIKKYTNPIVINPSIATETSLKKVRNMLEGVVKNGTAKKYYNPEYPYAGKTGTTQLNYWKKRFLTTTYNSSFVGYFPAKNPKYSCIVVISKPEKGYYGIEVAVPVFDTIARYIYTREKKKNFFKTNKSNINFIKKIKESKPYFLDKGIMPNLISVPGKEIIPILENKGFSIKYKGIGKVISQSVKPGNKLKRNQVISLELEE, via the coding sequence ATGAAAGACAAAAGACATATTTTATTATATAAATCTTATTTAATTGGTTTTTTATTCATATGTATTGCAGTACGAATTATTTTCAACTTATTCCAGATTCAAAATACGTCAATAGATAAAAGATTTGTTATTAGAACCAATTTAATTAGGGCAAAACGTGGAAATATTTATGCTTCAGATAATAGTATTATAGCTATGTCTATCATAAAGTATGATATTTATATAGACTTTAGATCTATAAAAGAAAAATTATTTCAAGATAATATTTCTTTTTTATGTGATTCCTTGGAATGTTTATTGAGAAAACCAAAATCTTTTTTTTATGAAAGATTTCAATTCGAAAAGAAAAGGGGAAATAGATATTTCTTATTAGTAAAGAATTTGGATTATACACATTTAAAAAGATTACAAAGTTTTCCCATATTCAATCAAGGACAAATTCGAGGAGGTTTGATTACAGAAAAAAAAATATTCCGAATTCATACATTCGAAAATGTAGGTGGAAAAAGAACATTAGGATATGATGATCATAGAGGAAAGGCAGGGTTGGAAGGAGCTTTTAGTAAATATCTTAAAGGAAAAAATGGAATAAGATTAGAACAACGTATTAGTTATAAAATATGGAAACCATTAAATTCAGGAAATCAAGTAGATCCGGAAGATGGAAAAGATGTTTATTCTACTCTCGACATATCTTTGCAAGATGTAGCTTATCATGCATTACTTAAAGAATTATTCATTTCTCGTGCAGAACATGGATGTGTTATTCTCATGGATGTAAAAAGTGGAAAAATACCTGTCATGATTAATTTGGAAAAAACAAAAAAAAATACTTATGAAGATTTAAGAAACTTTGCTGTATGGGAAGGAAATGAGCCTGGATCTACTTTCAAGACTATGTCCCTTCTTGCAGCTTTAGAGGACAAAAAAATAGATGTCAACATGATTGTAAATACAGAAGGGGGAGTTTTTAAATTGAAAGGAAAAGAGATTCGAGACAGTCATTATAGAGGAGATAAAAAAATGAATCCAAAACAAATTTTAGAACGGTCCTCCAATGTAGGAATAGCAAAAATTATTTATGAACATTACGAAAAAAATCCAAAAGAATTTATGAAACATTTGTACAGATGGAAATTAAATAAAAAAATAGGAATAGATATTCCAGGAGAAAGTGATCCTTTTATCCCCAATCCTGGAAATAAAAATTGGAGCGAAATAACATTACCATGGATGACTTTTGGATATAACATCAAATTAACTCCTTTGCAAATACTCACTTTTTATAATGCTATCGCCAACAAAGGGAAAATGATAAAACCTCTTTTTATTAGAGAAATTAAATTCCATGGAAAAAGTATAAAAAAGTATACAAACCCTATAGTTATAAATCCTTCTATCGCAACAGAAACCTCTTTAAAAAAAGTTAGAAACATGTTAGAAGGAGTTGTAAAAAATGGAACAGCTAAAAAATATTATAATCCAGAGTATCCTTATGCAGGAAAAACTGGAACAACACAATTAAATTATTGGAAAAAAAGATTTTTAACAACAACTTACAATAGTTCTTTTGTAGGATATTTTCCTGCTAAAAATCCAAAATATTCCTGTATTGTTGTTATTTCAAAACCAGAAAAAGGATATTATGGAATAGAAGTTGCAGTTCCTGTATTCGATACAATAGCTAGATATATCTATACAAGAGAAAAAAAGAAAAACTTTTTCAAGACAAATAAATCGAATATTAATTTTATAAAAAAAATTAAGGAATCAAAACCCTATTTTCTTGACAAAGGAATTATGCCGAATCTCATTTCTGTTCCTGGAAAAGAAATTATTCCTATTTTAGAAAATAAAGGGTTCTCTATCAAATATAAAGGAATAGGAAAAGTTATTAGTCAGTCAGTAAAACCAGGAAATAAATTGAAAAGAAATCAAGTTATATCTCTTGAACTAGAAGAATGA
- the mraY gene encoding phospho-N-acetylmuramoyl-pentapeptide-transferase, with the protein MKLLFNNSIFFRSVIAFFLSICMALVFHKKMILYQIKKKKIGEKIRDIGLVGQKKKEGTPTMGGIIIIISSLIPTFFLSALKNVYVMILIVTTLYMGCIGFIDDYIKIKYNKNGLHGIGKILGQIILGIFIGSTMSFHKNVTLNLKNKDYNNSKESIPTYFSLEREHVFKTTLPMMNHRNEFDYAYLLKWYNQKWEKHTWMIFIPIVIGITVSLSNGANLTDGIDGLTAGISSIILLTLSLLSFISSNKNLSFYLHLIYIPNIGEISIFSFSFLGALIGFLWYNTYPAQIFMGDTGSLTIGGVISALAIITRKELILPILGGIFLIENISVIIQVLYFKYSKIKYGIGKRIFLMAPLHHHFQKLGYHESKIVNRFFIIQMILSVVVVLMVIVL; encoded by the coding sequence ATGAAATTATTATTTAATAATTCTATTTTTTTCAGATCAGTAATTGCTTTTTTTTTATCTATTTGCATGGCATTGGTTTTTCATAAAAAAATGATTTTATACCAGATAAAAAAAAAAAAAATAGGAGAAAAAATACGAGATATTGGACTAGTGGGGCAAAAAAAAAAAGAAGGGACTCCAACAATGGGTGGAATTATAATTATAATTTCATCATTAATTCCTACATTTTTTCTTTCTGCATTGAAAAATGTATATGTGATGATTTTGATTGTGACTACCTTATATATGGGATGTATTGGTTTTATAGATGATTATATAAAAATAAAATATAATAAAAATGGACTTCATGGGATTGGGAAAATATTGGGGCAAATAATTTTAGGAATCTTCATTGGAAGTACGATGTCTTTTCATAAAAATGTTACTTTAAATCTAAAGAATAAAGATTATAATAATTCTAAGGAATCTATTCCAACTTATTTTTCACTGGAAAGAGAGCATGTTTTTAAAACAACTCTTCCTATGATGAATCATAGGAATGAATTTGACTACGCTTATCTTTTAAAATGGTATAATCAAAAATGGGAAAAACATACGTGGATGATTTTTATTCCTATTGTGATTGGAATTACTGTATCTCTATCCAATGGGGCGAACCTTACTGATGGAATAGATGGGTTAACAGCTGGAATTTCTTCTATTATTCTTTTGACATTATCCTTATTATCTTTTATTTCTAGTAATAAAAATTTATCTTTTTATCTTCATCTAATCTATATTCCTAACATAGGAGAAATATCCATATTCTCTTTTTCTTTTTTAGGTGCTTTGATTGGGTTTCTTTGGTATAATACGTATCCAGCGCAAATCTTTATGGGAGATACAGGAAGTTTAACTATAGGGGGAGTTATTTCTGCATTGGCTATTATTACTAGAAAAGAATTAATACTTCCTATTTTAGGTGGAATTTTTTTGATAGAAAATATTTCTGTCATAATACAGGTATTGTATTTTAAATATTCCAAAATAAAATATGGAATAGGAAAAAGGATTTTTCTAATGGCTCCTTTACATCATCATTTTCAAAAATTAGGATATCACGAAAGTAAAATAGTCAATCGTTTTTTTATCATACAAATGATTTTATCTGTTGTAGTAGTATTGATGGTAATTGTTTTGTAA
- the murC gene encoding UDP-N-acetylmuramate--L-alanine ligase, with translation MNLDTIDSFYFLGIGGMGMSSLARYFHSMGKTVYGYDRYRTLLTRKLEKEGISINYHDNTEILPQWIHSKKCLIVYTPAIPDNHNQWIFLKKYGKNIKKRSQVLSLITKDKICIAIGGTHGKTTTGTLLGHILYSSGKNVTAFLGGISENYQSNLILNGTEIFLVEADEFDRSFLYLSPNIACITSLDRDHIDTYPKEESLRKAYIEFSNRIKNPYEKIFLCKEESKSFFSNKNAIYYSVEEEKANYYSDHVSVKENKWYFDFHTPTETWKSLPLPIPGIHNLKNVTAALAISDYLKINNEDVRKALFLFKGIQRRFSIHYKSIKKIYIDDYAHHPTEINSLITTVKKCFPGKKILGIFQPHLFSRTKYFEVDFAKSLEQLDLLILLDIYPAREFPIEGISSNKLLEKIKMSSKKKEVSTFNKILEKIEKKKFDILLTIGAGDIDTLIRPLKEWLYQRYGEMKKK, from the coding sequence ATGAATCTAGATACAATTGATTCTTTTTACTTTTTAGGAATAGGTGGAATGGGAATGAGTTCCTTAGCAAGATATTTTCATTCCATGGGCAAGACAGTTTATGGATACGATAGATATCGAACACTTTTAACAAGAAAATTAGAAAAAGAGGGGATATCAATTAATTATCATGATAATACAGAAATATTGCCTCAATGGATTCATTCTAAAAAATGTTTAATTGTTTATACTCCAGCTATTCCAGACAATCATAACCAATGGATTTTTCTAAAGAAATATGGAAAAAATATAAAAAAACGCTCTCAAGTATTATCTTTAATTACAAAAGATAAAATTTGTATAGCTATAGGAGGAACACATGGAAAAACAACCACGGGGACTTTACTAGGACATATTTTATATAGTTCTGGTAAAAATGTTACTGCTTTTTTGGGAGGAATATCTGAAAATTATCAATCGAATCTTATTTTGAATGGGACAGAAATATTTTTAGTAGAAGCGGATGAATTTGATCGTTCTTTTTTATATCTATCCCCAAACATAGCATGTATTACGTCTTTAGATAGAGACCATATAGATACTTATCCAAAAGAAGAATCCTTGAGAAAGGCTTACATAGAATTTTCAAATAGAATCAAAAATCCATATGAAAAAATATTTCTTTGCAAAGAAGAATCGAAATCGTTTTTTTCTAATAAAAACGCTATCTATTATTCTGTAGAAGAAGAAAAAGCAAATTATTATTCAGATCATGTTTCTGTAAAAGAAAATAAATGGTATTTTGATTTTCATACTCCAACAGAAACATGGAAATCACTTCCCTTACCAATTCCAGGTATACATAATTTAAAAAATGTGACCGCTGCATTAGCTATATCAGATTATTTAAAAATAAATAATGAAGATGTTAGAAAGGCTTTATTTTTATTTAAGGGGATTCAAAGAAGGTTTTCTATTCATTATAAATCTATAAAAAAAATATATATAGACGATTATGCACATCATCCTACAGAAATTAATTCCCTTATTACTACTGTGAAAAAATGTTTTCCAGGTAAAAAAATATTAGGAATTTTTCAACCACATTTATTTAGTAGAACGAAATATTTTGAAGTTGATTTTGCTAAAAGTTTAGAACAACTTGATCTTTTAATTTTATTAGATATTTATCCAGCTAGAGAATTTCCCATTGAAGGAATTAGTTCTAATAAATTATTAGAAAAGATAAAAATGAGTTCTAAAAAAAAAGAAGTCTCTACTTTTAATAAAATTTTAGAAAAAATTGAAAAAAAAAAATTTGATATTCTTCTAACCATAGGCGCTGGGGATATTGATACTTTAATACGTCCTCTCAAAGAGTGGTTGTATCAACGATATGGAGAGATGAAAAAAAAATAA